In Streptomyces alboniger, the following are encoded in one genomic region:
- a CDS encoding ANTAR domain-containing protein: MTIQEDRWMRAGEVAWGDDLLDPAVVELRAEIARLRRGLSDRAVIDQALGMMMALVPCPHEQAGDLLMDVARRCGLSRREVAVALVATSEGSPFPEHLDHALRGALRRLHKAEGKS, from the coding sequence GTGACGATCCAGGAAGACCGGTGGATGAGGGCGGGCGAGGTGGCCTGGGGCGACGACCTCCTGGACCCGGCTGTCGTCGAACTGCGCGCCGAGATCGCCCGGTTGCGCCGGGGACTGAGCGACCGGGCGGTGATCGACCAGGCCCTCGGGATGATGATGGCCCTGGTGCCGTGCCCCCATGAACAGGCAGGTGACCTGCTGATGGACGTCGCGCGGCGCTGCGGCCTCTCGCGCCGCGAGGTGGCTGTCGCTCTCGTCGCCACCTCCGAAGGAAGCCCGTTCCCCGAGCACCTGGACCATGCGCTGCGCGGCGCGCTGCGGCGCCTGCACAAGGCGGAGGGAAAGTCGTGA
- a CDS encoding AMP-dependent synthetase/ligase gives MGVRKDLKRAQRRGDLAERAKVELVRDARGTVREARTAPLVARATEGSTADIPFTNAAEAPDAVVLRRKEGGRWRPVTAAAFAREVTDIAKGLLAAGLEPGGRVALMSRTRYEWAVLDFAIWAAGGQTVPVYATSSAEQIEWIVRDSGARLLIAETAENAATAEEALRTHVDPPRIRHIDGGAMAELTALGRELSDEEVTKRRSALTPDSIATLCYTSGTTGRPKGCVLTHGNLHAEAANTVDLLHPVFKEITGQVASTLLFLPLAHILGRSLQIACMLARIELGHCPSVKPDELRPELRAFRPTFLVGVPYLFEKIHDTGRATAEKLGRAASFDRAERIAVRFGEAYLDRFLDPSRPGPSLGLRLGWALYELLVYRRIRKEVGGNLRYAISGGSPLDRDLNLFFYAAGIIIYEGYGLTETTAAATITPPLRPRPGTVGLPVPGTAVRIADDGEVLLKGGIVFNGYWNNPAATDAVLTGDWLATGDLGALDEAGYLTITGRKKDIIVTSGGKNVSPAVLEDRLRSRALVGQCIVVGDNRSYVAALITLEPEAVDHWLAVRKRPLDTPLAELARDPEVIAEVQRAVDHANAAVSKAESIRRFALVEGEFSEANGLLTPSLKIKRHAVTAAYAREIEELYGGAGGAGTRS, from the coding sequence ATGGGCGTACGCAAGGATCTGAAAAGGGCCCAGCGCCGCGGCGACCTCGCGGAGCGCGCCAAGGTCGAGCTGGTCAGGGACGCGCGCGGCACCGTGCGCGAGGCCCGCACCGCCCCGCTCGTGGCGAGGGCCACCGAGGGCAGCACCGCCGACATACCGTTCACCAACGCCGCCGAGGCCCCCGACGCGGTGGTGCTGCGACGCAAGGAGGGCGGCCGCTGGCGCCCGGTGACCGCGGCGGCCTTCGCGCGCGAAGTCACCGATATCGCCAAGGGGTTGCTGGCGGCGGGCCTGGAGCCCGGCGGCCGGGTCGCGCTGATGTCGCGTACCCGCTACGAATGGGCGGTCCTGGACTTCGCGATCTGGGCGGCGGGCGGCCAGACCGTCCCCGTCTACGCGACGTCCTCGGCGGAGCAGATCGAGTGGATAGTCCGGGACTCGGGCGCCCGCCTCCTGATCGCGGAGACCGCCGAGAACGCGGCGACGGCGGAGGAGGCCCTCCGTACCCACGTCGACCCGCCCCGCATCCGGCACATCGACGGCGGCGCGATGGCGGAACTGACCGCGCTGGGACGCGAACTGTCCGACGAGGAGGTGACCAAGCGCCGCTCCGCGCTGACCCCCGACTCCATCGCGACCCTCTGCTACACCTCCGGCACCACCGGCCGCCCCAAAGGCTGCGTCCTCACCCACGGCAACCTGCACGCCGAGGCCGCCAACACGGTCGACCTGCTGCACCCCGTCTTCAAGGAGATCACCGGGCAGGTCGCCTCCACGCTCCTCTTCCTGCCGCTCGCCCACATCCTGGGCCGCTCCTTGCAGATCGCCTGCATGCTGGCCCGCATCGAACTGGGCCACTGTCCGAGCGTCAAGCCGGACGAACTCCGCCCCGAACTGCGCGCGTTCAGACCGACCTTCCTCGTCGGCGTCCCGTACCTCTTCGAGAAGATCCACGACACCGGCCGGGCGACCGCGGAGAAGCTCGGCCGCGCCGCGTCCTTCGACCGGGCCGAGCGGATCGCGGTGCGGTTCGGCGAGGCGTACCTGGACAGGTTCCTCGACCCGAGCCGCCCCGGCCCCTCGCTCGGCCTGCGCCTCGGCTGGGCCCTGTACGAACTCCTCGTCTACCGCCGCATCCGCAAGGAGGTCGGCGGCAACCTGCGCTACGCGATCAGCGGCGGCTCCCCCCTCGACCGCGACCTCAACCTCTTCTTCTACGCCGCCGGAATCATCATCTACGAGGGCTACGGCCTCACCGAGACCACGGCCGCCGCCACGATCACCCCGCCGCTGCGCCCGCGCCCCGGCACCGTCGGCCTGCCCGTGCCCGGCACGGCCGTGCGCATAGCGGACGACGGGGAGGTGCTGCTCAAGGGCGGCATCGTCTTCAACGGCTACTGGAACAACCCGGCGGCGACGGACGCCGTGCTCACCGGCGACTGGCTCGCCACCGGTGACCTGGGGGCCCTGGACGAGGCCGGATACCTCACCATCACCGGCCGCAAGAAGGACATCATCGTCACCTCCGGCGGCAAGAACGTCTCGCCCGCCGTCCTGGAGGACCGCCTCCGCAGCCGCGCGCTCGTGGGCCAGTGCATCGTGGTGGGGGACAACCGTTCGTACGTCGCCGCGCTGATCACCCTGGAGCCCGAGGCCGTCGACCACTGGCTGGCCGTACGCAAACGCCCCCTGGACACGCCGCTCGCGGAGCTGGCCCGCGACCCGGAGGTGATCGCGGAGGTCCAACGCGCCGTGGACCACGCCAACGCGGCGGTATCCAAGGCCGAGTCCATCCGCAGGTTCGCGCTGGTGGAGGGCGAGTTCTCGGAGGCCAACGGCCTGCTCACCCCGTCCCTGAAGATCAAGCGGCATGCGGTGACGGCGGCGTACGCGCGGGAGATCGAGGAGCTTTACGGCGGCGCCGGCGGGGCGGGGACCAGGAGCTGA
- a CDS encoding CsbD family protein translates to MNAGNTLRNKAQAFKGRITERIGRNTRNKRMQREGRTDRVSGNLKQSGGKAKDAFRR, encoded by the coding sequence ATGAATGCTGGGAACACGCTCAGGAACAAGGCACAGGCCTTCAAGGGCCGTATCACCGAACGCATCGGCCGGAACACCCGCAACAAGCGAATGCAGCGTGAAGGCAGGACCGACCGGGTCTCCGGAAACCTGAAGCAGTCCGGCGGCAAGGCCAAAGACGCCTTTCGCCGCTGA
- a CDS encoding DUF1206 domain-containing protein has translation MTASHAQGTGRDGGSAAHAAKEETLTAAGRAGFMARGVVYVLIGALAIQMALGSGGESADRQGALDQVAEQPFGKAMLWTLAVGFGCMALWRGSRAVLSRGPDRKAASRLLDGGRAVFYASVCWATATFAAGGGQGSSGNAQSKDWTASVLKLPYGQVIVGAGGCLLIGIGAVLAVRAALRKFLKQLDVGAMSHRTRQIVTGLGVGGGVARGTVFAAAGIFILIAAVQFDADEAKGVDATLRSFTQTPAGPWLLVAVAIGLILFGAFSFASARWRRL, from the coding sequence GTGACCGCGTCTCACGCACAAGGAACGGGCCGGGACGGAGGCTCCGCCGCCCACGCCGCCAAGGAGGAGACGCTCACGGCCGCGGGCCGGGCGGGCTTCATGGCGCGTGGGGTCGTGTACGTCCTCATCGGCGCCCTGGCGATCCAGATGGCCCTCGGCAGCGGTGGGGAGTCGGCGGACCGCCAGGGCGCGCTCGACCAGGTCGCCGAGCAGCCCTTCGGGAAGGCGATGCTGTGGACGCTGGCCGTCGGGTTCGGCTGCATGGCGCTGTGGCGGGGCTCCCGCGCGGTGCTCAGCAGGGGCCCCGACCGGAAGGCCGCCTCGCGGCTGCTGGACGGCGGTCGGGCGGTCTTCTACGCGTCGGTCTGCTGGGCGACGGCCACGTTCGCCGCGGGCGGTGGCCAGGGCTCAAGCGGCAACGCGCAGTCGAAGGACTGGACCGCGTCGGTGCTGAAACTGCCGTACGGCCAGGTCATCGTGGGGGCCGGGGGCTGCCTCCTGATCGGCATCGGTGCCGTACTCGCGGTACGGGCGGCCCTGCGCAAGTTCCTGAAACAGCTGGACGTGGGCGCGATGAGCCACCGCACCCGGCAGATCGTGACCGGCCTGGGAGTGGGCGGCGGCGTGGCGCGGGGCACGGTGTTCGCGGCGGCCGGGATCTTCATCCTGATCGCGGCCGTCCAGTTCGACGCGGACGAGGCCAAGGGCGTGGACGCCACGCTCCGCAGCTTCACGCAGACCCCGGCGGGCCCTTGGCTCCTGGTCGCCGTGGCGATTGGGCTGATCCTCTTCGGAGCCTTCTCCTTCGCCTCGGCCCGCTGGCGCCGCTTGTGA